The Topomyia yanbarensis strain Yona2022 chromosome 3, ASM3024719v1, whole genome shotgun sequence nucleotide sequence TAAAGAAACGTGCTTGCAGGTCAACGGCACTACTGATATGGCTATCTCGGTACAAAGCATACTGCCTTTTGTGAAAAACTTCAAACTGGCAGGTTGGAATCCAGATTAATTCTATATTCGTTTCAATAACAATGGCATTTTTTATAGGAACTGAATCCAAAAACGGATTTAAGTGTGATCTATTCACGTTAGTCGAGGAGGTTGGTCAGAAACGGAACGTCTACAACTTGTGGGTACGATACGTTAAGTCGCCAAAGTTTCCATCGTCCCGTATGCCGATTCCCGTCCGCTATGAGATGAAGGGTTACAATACGTTGCTTGGTTCGCATTATGATCACTACTATTTGGATTATGATTCCTATGATCATCAAGATATTCCTTCTGATGTGTTCGAAGTTCAAACtggtgagattttttttgatTGAACACCATATGCAGAGCTAATAGGTTTTTTTTGTAGCTGAACCCTGCGTAGGCTTTCCCGGACCAGGCACTGGACACTATGCCACTTTCAACCCGATGCAAGAGTTTATACATCCCCGCTCCGAAGTCCACTTAGATGATGAATTCAAGCGCTTCAAGGGCAAGCATGGCAAAGCCTATCGCAGTGAAGAAGAACACGATAGGCGTCGGGATATCTTCCGACAGAACCTCCGTTTCATTCACTCGCTCAATCGTGCCAACAGAGGATTTTCCGTGGCTGTCAATCACTTAGCAGATCGCACCGAAGAGGAACTGAAGGCTCTGCGCGGATTCAGATCATCGAATGGATACAATGGAGGGCAACCTTTTCCTTACGATAAGAATGATTTCCTTGATGACCTGCCGGAAAGTCTTGACTGGCGCATCTCTGGAGCCGTAACTCCAGTGAAAGATCAATCCGTTTGCGGGTCCTGCTGGTCTTTTGGCACTGCCGGCCACATTGAATCCGCTTATTTTCTGAAAACTAACCGGTTGATGCGGTTCTCCCAGCAGGCGTTGATCGATTGTTCCTGGGGCTATGGTAACAATGGTTGCGATGGCGGAGAAGATTTCCGTGCCTACCAGTGGATGATGGAGGTCGGTGGCATACCTTCTGAAGAAGAATACGGAGGATATTTGGGACAAGATGGATACTGCCACGTGGATAATACATCTTTGTACGCTCCTATTACTGGATGGATAAACGTAACCTCTGGCGATGTTAACGCCATGAAAGTAGCCCTTTTCAAACATGGTCCGCTTTCTATCGCTATAGACGCCGGTCACAAATCCTTCAGTTACTATGCGAACGGTGTGTACTACGAACCTGAGTGCAAGAATAAGCTAGATGAACTGGATCATGCTGTGCTGGCAGTAGGCTATGGGAAACTAAACGGAGAGGATTACTGGTTAATCAAGAACTCCTGGTCGAACTTTTGGGGAAATGATGGATATGCATTGATGGCTGCAAAGGACAATAACTGTGGCATCACAACCGACGCCACGTACGTGCTAATGTAGAAAAAACTATAGATCGTTTTTTTAGTGTACCACTTGAGCCTTTTTCGATACATTTTTCATCTAGCGAATAAAACAAAGAGATttgcataaaaaaattcaagactagagatttatttatttatctaataTGGATCAGGCTTTGGTGCATTAAATTAAAGAAATATCACAGACTGCATCATGACACATTATACATATTATCTCAACGTCGGTCACCGGTTAGTAAAGTATAGATAGAAAACTAATGTTACTAATGACAGGCCCAACCACAAATCAAGTTTTGTTCTTGTAGCACTATTACCATTCAACTGAACTAAGCTGGCCACGGTTAGCGCACTTAAGTTCAACTCACTAGTAATTCTGTGGCTTTGCGTACGAATCAAAGTGACTAGTTTTTCGGCTTCGCGACTGCATATTTCCACTTGCAAGTAGTTCGGATGGTTACTAAGATTCTCTACAATCacaaaaatatcattttcgaATGTAAGCTGTCCACTCAAGCGACATTCGACGGTTTGCAGTAATCGTTCGAGCGATCTAAGAATCGCATTTAGCGTtaggttttctgtattcttCCCTTTCAGTGCATACAGAGCTCGATCAACCTGCTTTCTGGAATACACGATTCTGAAGGCAGTGCCGCAAATGGGACAGCAAGCCCCCGGTGGGGTTACCCAGTTGCACTCATATGATTTTCGTTTCGGGCATTTGATCGAAGAACATTTCGCATCTAGCTGAAATCCTATCACGCCAACCTCCTGGCAGGGTCCATTATAATCGACCGTGGAGAAGTCGCTCCAGGATTCGCATTCGCTTCGATAAGTGATTCCGTTCACACCGCAGACTtgcgtcctttttcgggaaatTTCACAATGCTTGAAGTACTTTTCTTGATATGCATAGATAGCATTGGATTTAGCAAGATCACAAATTGTtggataaaaatttaattttgtatCGCGGATTGACGTGATCACGGAACAGTTAGCAGATGCAAGACTGACTGAAAGATAAGATAAAAATTAACATAGATAAGCGTTTTATATACACATTTTTGACAAGGAGTGAGCATAGTATTAGACATTCAGTTTTTGTTTAAAGAGCATGTCTGGTAATATTGGACTAAAAGGCAACTGAAGCGCTTGAGATAAAACTTGTCCCACTCCTAAAATTATCATTCTTACCACATCGATACTGAGGACACGGTTTATGCATACTTGATAGACAAATATTCCTGTCCGAAATGCACACGCTTAGCGGCCCGCAACTCACGCCCTCGCATGGATCTCTCGCACGGCACGGTCCAAATACGATATCACCATCCTGAATTCCCGAGCACTTGGCAATGCATGCTGAAGGGTAGGTGTTTCCGTTCCGACCACACACCGGAACGTAATGGGGAGGGCAGTTGCACGGTAGACTAGTGAACGATTTGTTGGAAGTAATGCCCTGCACACGACACTGTTTTTTCGTACAGGTAAT carries:
- the LOC131690948 gene encoding digestive cysteine proteinase 1; this translates as MLRLFALLSCLATAVLATNPPKWPDVYSVSGVLNIPYAEINEPFFAWYDNQNGRSRIDYYGGMVKTYQLTKQGDYGTSLKVAPVSTRQAQNKETCLQVNGTTDMAISVQSILPFVKNFKLAGTESKNGFKCDLFTLVEEVGQKRNVYNLWVRYVKSPKFPSSRMPIPVRYEMKGYNTLLGSHYDHYYLDYDSYDHQDIPSDVFEVQTAEPCVGFPGPGTGHYATFNPMQEFIHPRSEVHLDDEFKRFKGKHGKAYRSEEEHDRRRDIFRQNLRFIHSLNRANRGFSVAVNHLADRTEEELKALRGFRSSNGYNGGQPFPYDKNDFLDDLPESLDWRISGAVTPVKDQSVCGSCWSFGTAGHIESAYFLKTNRLMRFSQQALIDCSWGYGNNGCDGGEDFRAYQWMMEVGGIPSEEEYGGYLGQDGYCHVDNTSLYAPITGWINVTSGDVNAMKVALFKHGPLSIAIDAGHKSFSYYANGVYYEPECKNKLDELDHAVLAVGYGKLNGEDYWLIKNSWSNFWGNDGYALMAAKDNNCGITTDATYVLM